Proteins encoded by one window of Paroedura picta isolate Pp20150507F chromosome 11, Ppicta_v3.0, whole genome shotgun sequence:
- the FIGNL1 gene encoding fidgetin-like protein 1 isoform X1, with the protein MGRCALGHSRGSTQGKEQGRRVKDVAGLLLSRRQPRPLSAASCGRQGEVGAAWEGPSCAMPTANAQIMETASPSDIHLSEWQKNFFAVSFGTCTPGQKADAYCGQILRIQYAWANSEISQVCAASLFKKYSEKYSAIIDSDNTETGLNNYAESILTLAQSQQNDSDKWQSALTTSSVMELECVQEIMQAGRKFQRSLMAQADKEVSASVSSGLPKPPFCFDGGESVLGAGSSNCVSEGPDILVGPTFLKCYQTGMTSSTKVAHSLSSVSEVSEIGSPAAPLSGNINSAFNNSLKLGSPSDLGQNSSSTQSAFPTGVNNLGKRKTFVGFSEESNNVTYGYKSSVNTEEKDFSGNGAKSNENRTSDFKTAKEQLWVDQQKKHQPQRKTLSSYGGIKKSLGAGRSRAFGKFVPPVPKQDGNENLGLQCRPSGAEPIELTCPTDERLKNIEPKMIELITHEIMDRGPAVNWDDIAGVEFAKTTVKEIVVWPMLRPDIFIGLRGPPKGILLFGPPGTGKTLIGKCIACQSGATFFSISASSLTSKWVGEGEKMVRALFAVARCHQPSVIFIDEIDSLLSQRGNGEHESSRRIKTEFLVQLDGATTSSEDRILVVGATNRPQEIDEAARRRLVKRLYIPLPEASARRQIVSHLMSKEHCSLTEEEVDLIVKKSDGFSGADMTQLCREASLGPIRSLQSVDITTITPEQVRPIVSQDFENALKTVRPSVSSKDLELYETWNQTFGCGR; encoded by the exons atggggaggtgcgcactTGGCCACTCCCGGGGTTCgacgcagggaaaggagcagggccgccgggTCAAAgacgtggcaggcctgctcctttcccgccgccaACCCAGGCCGCTGTCAGCCGCCTCCTGCGGCCGGCAGGGGGAGGTTGGCGCCGCCTGGGAAGGGCCATCTTGTGCAATGCCTACCGCCAACGCTCAG ATCATGGAGACTGCTAGTCCCAGTGACATACACCTGAGTGAATGGCAGAAGAATTTCTTTGCTGTTAGCTTTGGCACCTGTACACCAGGACAGAAGGCAGATGCATACTGTGGACAGATTTTACGCATTCAGTATGCATGGGCAAACTCTGAGATCTCCCAGGTTTGTGCTGCCAGCCTGTTCAAAAAGTACTCGGAAAAATATTCTGCAATTATTGATTCTGACAACACAGAGACCGGCTTGAATAACTATGCTGAGAGCATTTTGACTTTGGCACAAAGTCAGCAAAATGACAGTGACAAATGGCAGTCTGCTTTGACAACAAGTAGTGTGATGGAATTGGAGTGTGTGCAAGAGATAATGCAGGCTGGCAGAAAGTTCCAGAGGTCTCTGATGGCTCAAGCAGATAAAGAGGTCAGTGCTTCTGTTTCTTCAGGTCTTCCCAAACCTCCTTTCTGCTTTGATGGTGGCGAGTCTGTTCTTGGAGCTGGCTCATCAAATTGTGTTAGTGAGGGACCAGATATCCTTGTGGGTCCCACTTTTTTGAAATGTTATCAGACTGGCATGACTTCCTCAACCAAAGTTGCACATTCTCTTTCCTCTGTAAGTGAAGTGTCAGAAATAGGGTCTCCTGCAGCTCCATTATCTGGAAATATCAATTCAGCATTTAATAATTCTTTGAAACTTGGAAGTCCTTCTGATTTGGGGCAGAACTCATCATCTACCCAGTCTGCTTTTCCAACAGGGGTGAATAATCTGGGGAAAAGGAAAACTTTTGTTGGATTTAGTGAAGAAAGCAATAATGTAACTTATGGTTATAAATCTTCAGTTAATACAGAAGAAAAAGACTTTTCAGGGAATGGAGCCAAAAGCAATGAGAACAGAACATCTGATTtcaaaactgcaaaagaacaacTCTGGGTGGATCAGCAGAAAAAACATCAACCCCAGCGTAAAACACTCTCATCTTATGGGGGTATTAAAAAGTCTTTGGGAGCTGGAAGGTCTCGGGCATTTGGAAAATTTGTTCCTCCAGTACCAAAACAAGATGGAAATGAAAATTTGGGACTGCAGTGCAGACCTTCTGGTGCAGAACCTATAGAGTTGACTTGTCCTACAGATGAACGCTTAAAGAATATAGAACCAAAAATGATAGAACTTATCACGCATGAGATTATGGATCGTGGACCTGCAGTCAATTGGGATGATATTGCTGGAGTTGAGTTTGCAAAGACAACTGTCAAAGAAATCGTAGTGTGGCCTATGTTGAGGCCTGACATTTTTATAGGCTTGCGTGGTCCACCAAAAGGAATTCTTTTGTTTGGTCCCCCTGGGACAGGGAAGACTCTCATTGGCAAATGTATTGCATGTCAGTCTGGTGCCACATTTTTTAGCATCAGTGCTTCTTCATTGACTTCTAAGTGGGTTGGTGAAGGTGAAAAGATGGTCCGTGCATTGTTTGCTGTGGCACGATGCCATCAGCCATCAGTAATTTTTATTGATGAAATTGATTCTCTGTTATCCCAGCGTGGAAATGGGGAACATGAATCTTCTAGAAGAATAAAAACTGAATTCTTAGTTCAACTAGATGGAGCAACAACTTCTTCTGAAGATCGCATATTAGTTGTAGGAGCAACCAACCGTCCACAAGAAATTGATGAAGCTGCTAGGAGAAGACTGGTGAAGAGACTGTACATTCCACTTCCTGAAGCTTCTGCCAGAAGGCAGATAGTGTCCCATCTAATGTCGAAGGAACACTGCTCCCTAACTGAAGAGGAAGTGGATCTCATTGTCAAAAAATCAGATGGGTTTTCTGGGGCCGACATGACTCAGCTTTGTCGAGAGGCTTCTCTAGGTCCTATCCGTAGCCTTCAGTCTGTTGATATCACAACTATTACACCTGAGCAAGTACGGCCTATTGTGTCTCAAGACTTtgaaaatgctttaaaaactgTGCGTCCTAGTGTTTCCTCCAAGGATTTAGAATTGTATGAAACCTGGAATCAAACATTTGGTTGTGGaagataa
- the FIGNL1 gene encoding fidgetin-like protein 1 isoform X3, giving the protein METASPSDIHLSEWQKNFFAVSFGTCTPGQKADAYCGQILRIQYAWANSEISQVCAASLFKKYSEKYSAIIDSDNTETGLNNYAESILTLAQSQQNDSDKWQSALTTSSVMELECVQEIMQAGRKFQRSLMAQADKEVSASVSSGLPKPPFCFDGGESVLGAGSSNCVSEGPDILVGPTFLKCYQTGMTSSTKVAHSLSSVSEVSEIGSPAAPLSGNINSAFNNSLKLGSPSDLGQNSSSTQSAFPTGVNNLGKRKTFVGFSEESNNVTYGYKSSVNTEEKDFSGNGAKSNENRTSDFKTAKEQLWVDQQKKHQPQRKTLSSYGGIKKSLGAGRSRAFGKFVPPVPKQDGNENLGLQCRPSGAEPIELTCPTDERLKNIEPKMIELITHEIMDRGPAVNWDDIAGVEFAKTTVKEIVVWPMLRPDIFIGLRGPPKGILLFGPPGTGKTLIGKCIACQSGATFFSISASSLTSKWVGEGEKMVRALFAVARCHQPSVIFIDEIDSLLSQRGNGEHESSRRIKTEFLVQLDGATTSSEDRILVVGATNRPQEIDEAARRRLVKRLYIPLPEASARRQIVSHLMSKEHCSLTEEEVDLIVKKSDGFSGADMTQLCREASLGPIRSLQSVDITTITPEQVRPIVSQDFENALKTVRPSVSSKDLELYETWNQTFGCGR; this is encoded by the coding sequence ATGGAGACTGCTAGTCCCAGTGACATACACCTGAGTGAATGGCAGAAGAATTTCTTTGCTGTTAGCTTTGGCACCTGTACACCAGGACAGAAGGCAGATGCATACTGTGGACAGATTTTACGCATTCAGTATGCATGGGCAAACTCTGAGATCTCCCAGGTTTGTGCTGCCAGCCTGTTCAAAAAGTACTCGGAAAAATATTCTGCAATTATTGATTCTGACAACACAGAGACCGGCTTGAATAACTATGCTGAGAGCATTTTGACTTTGGCACAAAGTCAGCAAAATGACAGTGACAAATGGCAGTCTGCTTTGACAACAAGTAGTGTGATGGAATTGGAGTGTGTGCAAGAGATAATGCAGGCTGGCAGAAAGTTCCAGAGGTCTCTGATGGCTCAAGCAGATAAAGAGGTCAGTGCTTCTGTTTCTTCAGGTCTTCCCAAACCTCCTTTCTGCTTTGATGGTGGCGAGTCTGTTCTTGGAGCTGGCTCATCAAATTGTGTTAGTGAGGGACCAGATATCCTTGTGGGTCCCACTTTTTTGAAATGTTATCAGACTGGCATGACTTCCTCAACCAAAGTTGCACATTCTCTTTCCTCTGTAAGTGAAGTGTCAGAAATAGGGTCTCCTGCAGCTCCATTATCTGGAAATATCAATTCAGCATTTAATAATTCTTTGAAACTTGGAAGTCCTTCTGATTTGGGGCAGAACTCATCATCTACCCAGTCTGCTTTTCCAACAGGGGTGAATAATCTGGGGAAAAGGAAAACTTTTGTTGGATTTAGTGAAGAAAGCAATAATGTAACTTATGGTTATAAATCTTCAGTTAATACAGAAGAAAAAGACTTTTCAGGGAATGGAGCCAAAAGCAATGAGAACAGAACATCTGATTtcaaaactgcaaaagaacaacTCTGGGTGGATCAGCAGAAAAAACATCAACCCCAGCGTAAAACACTCTCATCTTATGGGGGTATTAAAAAGTCTTTGGGAGCTGGAAGGTCTCGGGCATTTGGAAAATTTGTTCCTCCAGTACCAAAACAAGATGGAAATGAAAATTTGGGACTGCAGTGCAGACCTTCTGGTGCAGAACCTATAGAGTTGACTTGTCCTACAGATGAACGCTTAAAGAATATAGAACCAAAAATGATAGAACTTATCACGCATGAGATTATGGATCGTGGACCTGCAGTCAATTGGGATGATATTGCTGGAGTTGAGTTTGCAAAGACAACTGTCAAAGAAATCGTAGTGTGGCCTATGTTGAGGCCTGACATTTTTATAGGCTTGCGTGGTCCACCAAAAGGAATTCTTTTGTTTGGTCCCCCTGGGACAGGGAAGACTCTCATTGGCAAATGTATTGCATGTCAGTCTGGTGCCACATTTTTTAGCATCAGTGCTTCTTCATTGACTTCTAAGTGGGTTGGTGAAGGTGAAAAGATGGTCCGTGCATTGTTTGCTGTGGCACGATGCCATCAGCCATCAGTAATTTTTATTGATGAAATTGATTCTCTGTTATCCCAGCGTGGAAATGGGGAACATGAATCTTCTAGAAGAATAAAAACTGAATTCTTAGTTCAACTAGATGGAGCAACAACTTCTTCTGAAGATCGCATATTAGTTGTAGGAGCAACCAACCGTCCACAAGAAATTGATGAAGCTGCTAGGAGAAGACTGGTGAAGAGACTGTACATTCCACTTCCTGAAGCTTCTGCCAGAAGGCAGATAGTGTCCCATCTAATGTCGAAGGAACACTGCTCCCTAACTGAAGAGGAAGTGGATCTCATTGTCAAAAAATCAGATGGGTTTTCTGGGGCCGACATGACTCAGCTTTGTCGAGAGGCTTCTCTAGGTCCTATCCGTAGCCTTCAGTCTGTTGATATCACAACTATTACACCTGAGCAAGTACGGCCTATTGTGTCTCAAGACTTtgaaaatgctttaaaaactgTGCGTCCTAGTGTTTCCTCCAAGGATTTAGAATTGTATGAAACCTGGAATCAAACATTTGGTTGTGGaagataa
- the FIGNL1 gene encoding fidgetin-like protein 1 isoform X2 produces MACTPLLIMETASPSDIHLSEWQKNFFAVSFGTCTPGQKADAYCGQILRIQYAWANSEISQVCAASLFKKYSEKYSAIIDSDNTETGLNNYAESILTLAQSQQNDSDKWQSALTTSSVMELECVQEIMQAGRKFQRSLMAQADKEVSASVSSGLPKPPFCFDGGESVLGAGSSNCVSEGPDILVGPTFLKCYQTGMTSSTKVAHSLSSVSEVSEIGSPAAPLSGNINSAFNNSLKLGSPSDLGQNSSSTQSAFPTGVNNLGKRKTFVGFSEESNNVTYGYKSSVNTEEKDFSGNGAKSNENRTSDFKTAKEQLWVDQQKKHQPQRKTLSSYGGIKKSLGAGRSRAFGKFVPPVPKQDGNENLGLQCRPSGAEPIELTCPTDERLKNIEPKMIELITHEIMDRGPAVNWDDIAGVEFAKTTVKEIVVWPMLRPDIFIGLRGPPKGILLFGPPGTGKTLIGKCIACQSGATFFSISASSLTSKWVGEGEKMVRALFAVARCHQPSVIFIDEIDSLLSQRGNGEHESSRRIKTEFLVQLDGATTSSEDRILVVGATNRPQEIDEAARRRLVKRLYIPLPEASARRQIVSHLMSKEHCSLTEEEVDLIVKKSDGFSGADMTQLCREASLGPIRSLQSVDITTITPEQVRPIVSQDFENALKTVRPSVSSKDLELYETWNQTFGCGR; encoded by the exons ATGGCGTGCACACCATTGCTG ATCATGGAGACTGCTAGTCCCAGTGACATACACCTGAGTGAATGGCAGAAGAATTTCTTTGCTGTTAGCTTTGGCACCTGTACACCAGGACAGAAGGCAGATGCATACTGTGGACAGATTTTACGCATTCAGTATGCATGGGCAAACTCTGAGATCTCCCAGGTTTGTGCTGCCAGCCTGTTCAAAAAGTACTCGGAAAAATATTCTGCAATTATTGATTCTGACAACACAGAGACCGGCTTGAATAACTATGCTGAGAGCATTTTGACTTTGGCACAAAGTCAGCAAAATGACAGTGACAAATGGCAGTCTGCTTTGACAACAAGTAGTGTGATGGAATTGGAGTGTGTGCAAGAGATAATGCAGGCTGGCAGAAAGTTCCAGAGGTCTCTGATGGCTCAAGCAGATAAAGAGGTCAGTGCTTCTGTTTCTTCAGGTCTTCCCAAACCTCCTTTCTGCTTTGATGGTGGCGAGTCTGTTCTTGGAGCTGGCTCATCAAATTGTGTTAGTGAGGGACCAGATATCCTTGTGGGTCCCACTTTTTTGAAATGTTATCAGACTGGCATGACTTCCTCAACCAAAGTTGCACATTCTCTTTCCTCTGTAAGTGAAGTGTCAGAAATAGGGTCTCCTGCAGCTCCATTATCTGGAAATATCAATTCAGCATTTAATAATTCTTTGAAACTTGGAAGTCCTTCTGATTTGGGGCAGAACTCATCATCTACCCAGTCTGCTTTTCCAACAGGGGTGAATAATCTGGGGAAAAGGAAAACTTTTGTTGGATTTAGTGAAGAAAGCAATAATGTAACTTATGGTTATAAATCTTCAGTTAATACAGAAGAAAAAGACTTTTCAGGGAATGGAGCCAAAAGCAATGAGAACAGAACATCTGATTtcaaaactgcaaaagaacaacTCTGGGTGGATCAGCAGAAAAAACATCAACCCCAGCGTAAAACACTCTCATCTTATGGGGGTATTAAAAAGTCTTTGGGAGCTGGAAGGTCTCGGGCATTTGGAAAATTTGTTCCTCCAGTACCAAAACAAGATGGAAATGAAAATTTGGGACTGCAGTGCAGACCTTCTGGTGCAGAACCTATAGAGTTGACTTGTCCTACAGATGAACGCTTAAAGAATATAGAACCAAAAATGATAGAACTTATCACGCATGAGATTATGGATCGTGGACCTGCAGTCAATTGGGATGATATTGCTGGAGTTGAGTTTGCAAAGACAACTGTCAAAGAAATCGTAGTGTGGCCTATGTTGAGGCCTGACATTTTTATAGGCTTGCGTGGTCCACCAAAAGGAATTCTTTTGTTTGGTCCCCCTGGGACAGGGAAGACTCTCATTGGCAAATGTATTGCATGTCAGTCTGGTGCCACATTTTTTAGCATCAGTGCTTCTTCATTGACTTCTAAGTGGGTTGGTGAAGGTGAAAAGATGGTCCGTGCATTGTTTGCTGTGGCACGATGCCATCAGCCATCAGTAATTTTTATTGATGAAATTGATTCTCTGTTATCCCAGCGTGGAAATGGGGAACATGAATCTTCTAGAAGAATAAAAACTGAATTCTTAGTTCAACTAGATGGAGCAACAACTTCTTCTGAAGATCGCATATTAGTTGTAGGAGCAACCAACCGTCCACAAGAAATTGATGAAGCTGCTAGGAGAAGACTGGTGAAGAGACTGTACATTCCACTTCCTGAAGCTTCTGCCAGAAGGCAGATAGTGTCCCATCTAATGTCGAAGGAACACTGCTCCCTAACTGAAGAGGAAGTGGATCTCATTGTCAAAAAATCAGATGGGTTTTCTGGGGCCGACATGACTCAGCTTTGTCGAGAGGCTTCTCTAGGTCCTATCCGTAGCCTTCAGTCTGTTGATATCACAACTATTACACCTGAGCAAGTACGGCCTATTGTGTCTCAAGACTTtgaaaatgctttaaaaactgTGCGTCCTAGTGTTTCCTCCAAGGATTTAGAATTGTATGAAACCTGGAATCAAACATTTGGTTGTGGaagataa